A genome region from Nocardia sp. NBC_01730 includes the following:
- a CDS encoding phosphodiesterase has product MVDQSAAVVKGAFATGARLRHARLCYADGVHLSGRLHAESEFEPLFGGGERAVIARLSKWAGTPSGMPDVLGFAFRVLDRDNEPWDFALATTGGGPLSRFVFTPARGWASARYGSLLPYRVGKSTPTWFFAEPDADQPSSASLDAMNEHLREHMVTFTLTSSGIGAPRLRLAELTLRHEEPAEHRTDYFDPMLNHPPEVKMFPEAVGKIRELAYTGSRSGRGEAT; this is encoded by the coding sequence ATGGTCGACCAATCAGCCGCAGTGGTGAAAGGCGCGTTCGCGACCGGAGCGCGGCTCCGGCACGCGCGATTGTGCTACGCCGACGGCGTGCATCTGTCCGGCCGGCTGCACGCGGAGAGCGAGTTCGAGCCCCTCTTCGGCGGTGGCGAACGTGCCGTTATCGCGCGATTGTCCAAGTGGGCGGGCACGCCGTCGGGCATGCCCGATGTGCTCGGCTTCGCGTTCCGGGTGCTCGACCGCGATAACGAGCCATGGGACTTCGCCTTGGCCACGACCGGTGGTGGACCGTTGAGCCGATTCGTGTTCACGCCCGCCCGAGGCTGGGCCAGCGCCCGCTACGGCAGCCTGCTGCCCTATCGGGTCGGAAAGTCAACGCCGACCTGGTTCTTCGCCGAGCCGGACGCCGATCAGCCCAGCTCGGCGTCACTCGACGCGATGAACGAGCACCTGCGTGAACACATGGTGACCTTCACCCTCACCTCGAGCGGCATCGGTGCGCCGCGCCTGCGGCTCGCCGAACTCACGCTGCGCCACGAGGAACCCGCCGAGCACCGGACGGACTATTTCGATCCCATGCTCAACCATCCGCCCGAGGTGAAAATGTTCCCCGAGGCGGTCGGCAAGATTCGCGAGCTCGCCTACACCGGCAGTCGAAGCGGACGTGGCGAAGCGACCTAA
- a CDS encoding metallophosphoesterase, producing the protein MPMILVAQVSDTHFDLGIRNAERVERVMAFLADLRRKPDAILVTGDITECGKPEQYAEARLAFDVDIPVYPIPGNHDDRASFRTALLGEPASDAPINHTHHIGDLTVVLLDSSIPGEAGGQLTDDTYDWLHGVLAAAPAAEPVLLALHHPPAHLFSPVVDEISLADPRRLADLVAGDDRIVGVLTGHAHSSATTTFAGRPLLVGPSTASVLGGEWELELPDHVMDYAPDPAVALHVIDENNRLTSHFRTIPMGGRIGVQPG; encoded by the coding sequence ATGCCGATGATCCTGGTGGCTCAGGTCAGCGACACCCATTTCGATCTCGGCATCCGCAACGCCGAACGTGTGGAGCGGGTCATGGCTTTTCTCGCCGACCTCCGTCGCAAGCCCGATGCCATCCTGGTGACCGGCGACATCACCGAGTGCGGAAAGCCGGAGCAGTACGCCGAGGCCAGGCTCGCCTTCGACGTCGACATCCCGGTGTACCCCATCCCGGGCAACCACGACGACCGCGCGAGCTTCCGCACCGCCCTGCTCGGCGAGCCCGCATCCGACGCGCCGATCAACCACACCCATCACATCGGCGACCTCACCGTCGTCCTGCTGGATTCGAGCATTCCCGGCGAGGCCGGCGGGCAGCTCACCGACGACACCTACGACTGGCTGCACGGCGTCCTTGCCGCGGCGCCGGCAGCCGAGCCGGTCCTGCTCGCGCTGCACCACCCGCCCGCACACCTGTTCAGCCCGGTCGTCGACGAGATCTCGCTTGCTGACCCAAGGCGGCTCGCCGATCTGGTCGCGGGCGACGATCGCATCGTCGGCGTGCTCACCGGCCACGCGCACTCGTCGGCGACGACCACGTTCGCGGGGCGTCCGCTGCTGGTGGGGCCGAGCACCGCGTCCGTGCTGGGCGGCGAATGGGAGCTCGAACTCCCCGACCATGTCATGGACTACGCGCCGGACCCAGCGGTCGCTCTGCACGTCATCGATGAGAACAACCGCCTGACAAGCCATTTCCGCACGATCCCGATGGGCGGCCGGATCGGGGTGCAGCCCGGCTGA
- a CDS encoding MarR family winged helix-turn-helix transcriptional regulator: MPEARPDLAAMIMPLGRALMAAEAPVLTRHELSMWGYVVLLGLDTEPVYTQAALAKAIGADKTRIIGVLDELQRRGLIDRAPDPADRRVNLVSLTEAGRALRDRAQREIQAQENRLLDQLPAADRRVFLRALRTLSAAVTEQPK; this comes from the coding sequence ATGCCAGAAGCCCGTCCCGACCTCGCCGCGATGATCATGCCGCTCGGACGGGCGCTCATGGCCGCGGAGGCGCCCGTGCTGACCCGTCACGAGCTGTCGATGTGGGGATATGTAGTGCTGCTCGGCCTCGACACCGAACCCGTCTACACCCAGGCGGCCCTGGCCAAGGCGATCGGCGCGGACAAAACCCGCATCATCGGCGTACTCGACGAGCTGCAGCGACGCGGGCTCATCGACCGCGCACCGGACCCAGCGGATCGGCGGGTGAACCTGGTGTCGCTCACCGAGGCGGGCCGCGCGCTGCGCGACCGTGCGCAACGCGAAATCCAGGCGCAAGAGAATCGGCTGCTCGATCAGCTCCCCGCCGCAGACCGGCGAGTATTCCTGCGCGCACTACGCACCCTCTCCGCGGCGGTCACCGAGCAGCCGAAGTAA
- a CDS encoding TIGR03086 family metal-binding protein produces MFTIGNGQELRDLHARAVRLSVDAVNRVTPDRLGAETPCAEWNLQVLLEHMITQNHGFAAAARGSDDPGLWTVRPATDPVADYRASADDLIAAFAAEDVFERALLLPEILPGYGFPAGLAIGFHLIDSVVHAWDVAQSIGEAITLDEALGKEALRIALAVPDGPERSAPGAAFAPGSMVPDQMSVLDRILLVLGRSPSWPDSAD; encoded by the coding sequence ATGTTTACTATTGGAAATGGGCAGGAGTTGCGCGACCTTCATGCCCGTGCCGTGCGATTGAGCGTCGACGCGGTCAACCGCGTGACCCCCGACCGGCTCGGCGCCGAAACACCCTGTGCAGAGTGGAATCTTCAAGTCTTGCTGGAGCACATGATCACGCAGAACCACGGCTTCGCCGCCGCCGCGCGGGGCAGCGACGATCCCGGGCTATGGACGGTCCGCCCCGCTACCGATCCGGTCGCGGACTATCGCGCCTCGGCCGACGACCTGATCGCCGCGTTCGCCGCCGAGGATGTGTTCGAGCGCGCGCTGCTGCTGCCGGAAATCCTGCCCGGCTACGGTTTCCCCGCCGGCCTCGCGATCGGCTTCCACCTGATCGATAGCGTCGTGCACGCCTGGGACGTCGCGCAGTCGATCGGGGAGGCCATCACCTTGGACGAAGCCCTGGGCAAAGAGGCGCTGCGCATCGCGCTCGCCGTCCCGGACGGTCCGGAACGCTCGGCCCCCGGCGCGGCTTTCGCGCCGGGATCGATGGTCCCGGACCAGATGTCGGTGCTGGATCGGATCCTGCTCGTGCTCGGTCGTTCGCCGAGTTGGCCGGACAGCGCGGACTGA
- a CDS encoding RluA family pseudouridine synthase: METWSQLRARSLVEEDAAILALHKPAGISVTGERHDTDMVELAAAAGETLYPVHRIDKVTSGLILFAKELGAHGELTRQFNKQTADKAYLAVVAATGLPDTGVIDLPLSVGRKNRVRIAAPRERIHHEADRWFVEEADLLDAKNYPSVTHFATVLRGAAHTVLALRPVTGRRHQIRVHLAWTGHPIVGDPLFDRSGTHERTYLHSWRLGLTASWRTPPELVLAAPPDTGFWRPIAGSDEAAALERASELLHTVR, translated from the coding sequence GTGGAGACCTGGTCACAGCTGCGCGCGCGTTCCCTCGTCGAGGAGGACGCGGCGATTCTCGCGTTGCACAAGCCCGCCGGAATCTCCGTCACCGGCGAACGCCATGACACCGACATGGTCGAACTCGCGGCCGCCGCGGGCGAAACGCTGTATCCGGTGCACCGGATCGACAAGGTGACCTCCGGCCTGATCCTGTTCGCGAAGGAACTCGGCGCGCACGGTGAGCTGACCAGGCAGTTCAACAAGCAGACCGCCGACAAGGCGTACCTGGCCGTCGTCGCGGCCACCGGGCTGCCCGATACCGGCGTGATCGATCTGCCGCTCAGCGTCGGACGCAAGAACCGGGTGCGGATCGCCGCGCCGCGGGAGCGCATACATCACGAGGCGGATCGGTGGTTCGTCGAGGAGGCCGATCTGCTCGACGCCAAGAACTATCCGTCGGTCACCCACTTCGCGACCGTGCTGCGCGGTGCCGCGCACACCGTCCTCGCGCTGCGGCCGGTCACCGGCCGCCGCCATCAGATCCGGGTCCACCTGGCCTGGACTGGTCATCCCATCGTCGGTGACCCACTGTTCGACCGATCGGGAACGCATGAGCGAACCTATCTGCACTCCTGGCGTCTCGGTCTGACCGCGTCGTGGCGCACGCCCCCGGAACTCGTGCTGGCCGCCCCACCCGACACCGGATTCTGGCGACCGATAGCCGGATCGGATGAGGCAGCGGCGCTCGAGCGAGCGAGCGAGCTGCTGCACACCGTCCGCTGA
- a CDS encoding adenylate/guanylate cyclase domain-containing protein, producing MVPTEMSELVQSVVESYLLDGTRRYNRPEVAERTGTTKALTRRLWMALGFPSSVDDDAVDYTDADVAAVRSFQQLNVLSSADNRRQAATVRTLGQGMARLAEWQVDLVLAEITERIEEAGQGADPVEAVRAATEGAIATLEQLNSYAWRRHLAAALSRSLDPGTTAGESIRELAVGFADMVGYTRLTRHLHPDELSMLLEAFESTTTAAITENGGWVIKNVGDEVMFAAESAADAARIALAIQESTMMVGGTPELRVAVAYGPVLQRFGDLYGSVVNIASRLTGVARPGTVLIDDAAAAALDGEPELDIRNLRSVRVRGFNRLRPHVLRRNGMSK from the coding sequence ATGGTGCCCACCGAGATGTCCGAGCTGGTGCAATCGGTCGTCGAGTCGTATCTGCTCGACGGAACGCGCCGGTACAACCGCCCCGAGGTCGCCGAGCGGACCGGGACGACGAAGGCGCTCACCCGGCGGCTGTGGATGGCGCTGGGTTTCCCCTCCAGCGTGGACGACGACGCGGTCGACTACACCGACGCCGACGTCGCGGCAGTCCGCAGCTTCCAGCAGTTGAACGTCCTTTCCTCGGCCGACAACCGTCGGCAGGCGGCGACCGTGCGCACGCTCGGGCAGGGTATGGCGCGGCTGGCGGAATGGCAGGTCGATCTGGTGCTCGCGGAGATCACCGAGCGCATCGAGGAGGCGGGCCAGGGAGCCGACCCGGTCGAGGCGGTGCGCGCCGCGACCGAGGGCGCCATCGCCACGCTGGAGCAGCTGAACAGCTATGCGTGGCGGCGGCATCTCGCCGCGGCGCTGTCCCGCTCGCTGGACCCGGGAACGACGGCGGGCGAGTCGATCCGGGAGCTGGCCGTCGGCTTCGCCGACATGGTCGGCTACACCCGGCTGACCAGGCACCTGCATCCCGACGAACTGTCCATGCTGCTGGAGGCGTTCGAGTCCACCACGACCGCGGCGATCACCGAGAACGGCGGCTGGGTGATCAAGAACGTCGGCGACGAAGTGATGTTCGCCGCGGAGAGCGCGGCCGACGCCGCCCGGATCGCGCTGGCGATCCAGGAGTCGACGATGATGGTCGGCGGCACTCCGGAGCTGCGCGTCGCCGTCGCCTACGGCCCGGTGTTGCAGCGCTTCGGGGACCTGTACGGCTCGGTGGTGAACATCGCGTCCCGACTGACCGGTGTCGCACGGCCGGGCACCGTGCTGATCGATGATGCCGCTGCCGCCGCACTGGACGGCGAGCCGGAGTTGGACATCAGGAACCTGCGCAGCGTCCGGGTGCGTGGCTTCAACCGGCTGCGCCCACACGTGCTGCGCCGCAATGGCATGAGCAAGTAG
- a CDS encoding PadR family transcriptional regulator, with the protein MTASAQIKRSPLAMALLGILHLEPMHPYAIQRRIKEWGKDKVVNVTQRAALYKTIARLQDAGLVTVRETGRDQLYPERTVYEITDAGRAAFGTWLAEMLGEPRNEYPEFPAALSFLMLLGTDAAHTELERRAKALRDQLAEMATEADQAANMGLPRVVMLEDEYLRAVTEAELRWLEGVLADLAAGTLTWSFESLAPFQSDTPEPPQA; encoded by the coding sequence ATGACGGCATCGGCGCAGATCAAGCGGTCTCCCCTGGCGATGGCACTGCTCGGGATCCTGCATCTGGAACCGATGCACCCGTACGCCATCCAGCGGCGGATCAAGGAATGGGGCAAGGACAAAGTCGTCAACGTCACGCAGCGCGCCGCCCTCTACAAGACGATCGCTCGACTACAGGACGCCGGACTGGTCACCGTTCGCGAGACCGGGCGCGACCAGCTCTACCCCGAGCGGACCGTCTACGAGATCACCGATGCGGGACGCGCGGCCTTCGGCACCTGGCTGGCCGAGATGCTCGGCGAACCACGCAACGAGTACCCCGAGTTTCCGGCCGCGCTGTCCTTCCTCATGCTGCTCGGGACGGACGCCGCCCACACCGAACTGGAGCGGCGCGCCAAGGCGCTGCGCGACCAGCTGGCCGAGATGGCAACCGAAGCCGACCAGGCAGCGAACATGGGCCTGCCGCGCGTCGTGATGCTGGAGGACGAATACCTGCGCGCCGTGACCGAGGCCGAATTACGTTGGCTCGAAGGCGTACTCGCCGATCTTGCCGCAGGGACGCTCACCTGGTCCTTCGAGTCGCTCGCGCCGTTCCAGAGCGACACCCCCGAGCCGCCGCAGGCGTGA
- a CDS encoding epoxide hydrolase N-terminal domain-containing protein: MAVLCQFSRFRRLHSHPKRSASSNPERSRAVLAFEEPRPYRQQTTTTHGNLSPRCSEKRPFPLQPSAIQVSDEVLTDFRRRLELTHWPLDGGNADGYCGVPRSYLQKLVEYWPHRLQQRRGCSIGAHGKSARVGRRSRR; this comes from the coding sequence ATGGCAGTACTCTGCCAATTTAGCCGATTCCGGCGGTTGCACAGCCACCCGAAGAGGTCGGCGTCGAGCAACCCGGAACGCAGCCGGGCTGTGCTTGCTTTCGAAGAACCCCGACCGTATCGGCAGCAGACGACGACGACCCATGGGAACCTTTCCCCGCGCTGCAGCGAGAAGCGGCCGTTTCCGCTGCAGCCCAGTGCAATCCAGGTTTCCGACGAGGTGCTCACCGATTTTCGGCGGCGACTGGAGCTGACCCACTGGCCGCTCGACGGTGGTAATGCAGACGGGTACTGCGGCGTGCCTCGGAGCTACCTGCAGAAACTTGTCGAGTACTGGCCGCACCGACTACAGCAGCGCCGCGGATGTTCCATAGGTGCCCATGGCAAATCCGCGAGAGTGGGCCGGCGTTCGCGCCGCTGA
- a CDS encoding MurR/RpiR family transcriptional regulator, translating to MDTNAGPATFDELLVEIRGRMNSLSTSHKKLAQRVLSDPEAVAFMTVSELASAVGVNEATVVRFANGLGLKGYPGLTRLCRERLQEQAQLLRRFDNLEHLVAEGAGVREQTVALDQANIARTFARIENAMWESAVDRLAHAPRVHVMGLRKCHAPAYLLSYLLRMLREDVAAIDAAAGTLTDELRRVRAGDCFVAMSIHRYSLDTVRAARWARQRGAHVVALTDTAVSPLAVSAHDTFYIEASSASVLRSMTAFTSLAQAMTGEVAHLLGHQVRSTLLEEEKLLGEFGVYASDTAGE from the coding sequence GTGGACACGAACGCGGGTCCTGCGACCTTCGACGAGCTGTTGGTCGAAATCCGCGGTCGGATGAATTCGCTGTCCACCTCGCACAAGAAGCTGGCTCAGCGCGTGCTGTCGGATCCCGAAGCGGTGGCGTTTATGACAGTCTCCGAACTCGCGAGCGCGGTCGGAGTCAACGAGGCCACTGTCGTACGTTTTGCCAATGGTCTTGGTTTGAAGGGGTATCCAGGGCTGACGCGATTGTGTCGCGAACGGCTGCAGGAGCAGGCGCAACTGTTGCGCCGCTTCGACAATCTCGAGCACCTCGTAGCCGAGGGGGCCGGGGTGCGCGAACAGACCGTGGCGCTGGACCAGGCGAATATCGCACGGACGTTCGCGCGCATCGAAAACGCGATGTGGGAGTCGGCCGTCGATCGGCTGGCCCATGCGCCCCGGGTGCATGTGATGGGTCTGCGCAAGTGTCACGCCCCGGCGTATCTGCTGAGCTACCTGCTGCGCATGCTGCGTGAGGACGTGGCGGCGATCGATGCCGCCGCAGGCACCCTGACCGACGAACTGCGCAGGGTGCGGGCGGGCGACTGCTTCGTGGCGATGTCGATCCATCGCTACAGCCTCGACACCGTGCGTGCCGCGCGGTGGGCTCGGCAGCGCGGTGCCCACGTTGTCGCATTGACCGATACCGCCGTCTCACCGCTGGCGGTCTCGGCGCACGACACGTTCTACATCGAGGCGTCCAGTGCCAGCGTGCTGCGATCGATGACCGCCTTCACCTCGCTCGCTCAGGCGATGACGGGTGAGGTCGCCCACCTCCTGGGGCATCAGGTGCGTTCGACGCTGCTCGAGGAGGAAAAACTGCTGGGCGAGTTCGGCGTCTATGCCTCCGATACCGCAGGCGAATAA
- a CDS encoding amino acid permease: MPTSGNLQHNINTRQLTMIGIGGVIGAGLFVGSGKAIAAAGPGIVFVYLLTGLVIILVMRMLAELATASPETGSFSSYASRELGSWAGLAVGWVYAYHWCVTVAFEAIAGAAIANQLLPSVPTWLYSLIFMSALTGVNLAAVTSFARFEFWFAMIKVIAIVAFIGIGIAAFCGLFPHYDAPGTANLLGQGGLFPNGFTPLLVASLTVFFAYFGTELVTIAAGEAKDPVSAVRASMRSVAGRILIFYVGSILVVVTLLPWNATQITQSPYAAVLNLLGVPGTQTIMNLVVLTAVLSCLNSGIYSSSRMLFALSRRGEGPRLLGKTTRSGVPAAGVLAASSAGFLAVVANYFLPTGAVFTFLLSSSGAIAVVVYLCICATQIVGRRNKTAAQIAALPVKMWGDPYLSYAVGVILLAIVVGMALTSSTRTPLALTMVVTATAVAAGLIHQRRAVAVQLATAE; the protein is encoded by the coding sequence GTGCCAACCTCGGGGAATCTGCAGCACAACATCAACACTCGTCAGCTGACGATGATCGGTATCGGCGGAGTCATCGGCGCCGGGTTGTTCGTCGGCAGCGGTAAGGCGATCGCCGCGGCAGGGCCGGGCATCGTCTTCGTCTACCTGCTCACCGGCCTCGTCATCATCCTGGTGATGCGCATGCTCGCCGAACTGGCCACGGCCAGCCCCGAGACGGGATCGTTCTCGAGCTACGCCTCCCGAGAACTCGGTTCCTGGGCCGGGCTGGCGGTCGGGTGGGTCTACGCCTACCACTGGTGTGTCACAGTCGCTTTCGAGGCCATCGCCGGTGCGGCGATCGCCAACCAGCTGCTGCCTTCGGTGCCGACCTGGCTGTATTCCCTGATCTTCATGAGCGCCCTGACCGGCGTGAACCTTGCGGCCGTGACTTCCTTCGCGCGTTTCGAGTTCTGGTTCGCAATGATCAAGGTGATTGCGATCGTTGCCTTCATCGGAATCGGTATCGCGGCGTTCTGTGGCTTGTTCCCGCACTACGACGCGCCAGGAACGGCGAACCTGCTCGGGCAGGGCGGCCTGTTCCCGAACGGATTCACGCCATTGCTCGTGGCGTCGTTGACCGTCTTCTTCGCCTACTTCGGTACCGAACTGGTGACGATCGCCGCAGGTGAGGCGAAAGATCCGGTCAGTGCGGTTCGCGCAAGTATGCGCAGCGTCGCTGGACGCATCCTGATCTTCTACGTCGGCTCCATACTCGTGGTGGTCACGCTATTGCCATGGAACGCAACGCAAATCACCCAGAGCCCCTACGCCGCGGTGCTGAACCTGCTGGGAGTTCCCGGCACACAGACCATCATGAATCTGGTCGTGCTCACCGCGGTGTTGTCGTGTCTGAACTCGGGTATCTACTCGTCTTCACGGATGCTCTTCGCACTGTCGCGGCGCGGCGAAGGCCCCCGCCTGCTGGGCAAGACCACCCGCTCCGGGGTGCCCGCCGCTGGTGTTCTCGCCGCCTCGAGTGCCGGATTCCTTGCGGTAGTGGCGAACTACTTCCTGCCCACCGGAGCGGTTTTCACCTTCTTGCTCAGTTCCTCGGGCGCGATCGCGGTCGTGGTCTACCTGTGCATCTGCGCCACCCAGATCGTCGGACGTCGCAACAAGACCGCGGCGCAGATCGCCGCCCTTCCCGTGAAAATGTGGGGCGACCCATACCTTTCCTATGCGGTCGGAGTCATCCTGCTGGCCATCGTCGTCGGGATGGCACTGACCTCCAGCACCCGGACTCCGCTCGCATTGACCATGGTGGTCACCGCCACCGCCGTCGCCGCAGGCCTGATTCATCAGCGTCGAGCGGTCGCGGTACAGCTGGCGACGGCGGAGTAG
- a CDS encoding enoyl-CoA hydratase/isomerase family protein, whose protein sequence is MSTVLVSRSGSTATLVLNRPERLNAVSAEMYRTLVDELNAADFDPNIRCVVLTGTGRAFCVGADLKAHKSGTRTPAEQAHYVELGQRACEQIQTMGTPVVAAVNGYALGAGAELAVSADFLVMAENAQMGFPEVSIGTFVGGGVTNRLPRLVGLRRATDMLILGERFTGRQALEWGLAHAVVPEDLLLGSAQALAETLAAKAPLALTRMKAALRRDDPPDVAFATEPRELLELMATRDWAEGVAAFAERRTPIFEGK, encoded by the coding sequence ATGTCCACCGTGCTGGTGAGCAGATCCGGTTCCACCGCAACACTCGTTCTCAACCGCCCCGAACGGCTCAACGCAGTCAGTGCGGAGATGTACCGGACACTGGTCGACGAACTGAATGCCGCCGACTTCGATCCGAATATCCGCTGTGTCGTCCTCACCGGCACCGGACGGGCGTTCTGTGTCGGCGCCGACCTGAAAGCACACAAGTCCGGCACCAGGACTCCCGCGGAGCAGGCGCACTACGTCGAGCTGGGTCAGCGCGCCTGCGAGCAGATCCAGACGATGGGCACTCCGGTGGTGGCGGCGGTCAACGGATATGCCCTCGGCGCCGGTGCGGAGCTGGCCGTCAGCGCGGACTTCCTGGTCATGGCCGAGAACGCGCAGATGGGGTTTCCCGAGGTGAGCATCGGCACCTTCGTCGGAGGTGGCGTGACCAACCGGCTTCCGCGTCTGGTCGGTCTGCGCAGGGCCACGGACATGCTGATCCTCGGAGAGCGATTCACCGGTCGGCAGGCACTCGAATGGGGGTTGGCCCATGCCGTGGTACCTGAGGATCTCCTGCTCGGTTCGGCCCAAGCGCTCGCCGAAACTCTCGCGGCGAAGGCGCCACTCGCACTGACCCGGATGAAGGCGGCATTGCGCCGCGACGATCCCCCCGATGTCGCGTTCGCCACCGAGCCGAGGGAGCTTCTCGAATTGATGGCGACCAGGGATTGGGCAGAGGGTGTCGCCGCGTTTGCCGAACGCCGTACCCCAATCTTCGAAGGAAAATAG
- a CDS encoding acetate--CoA ligase family protein, with amino-acid sequence MTSIDEHTSLLDARDRTALERLFDPHSIAIVGASANRAKRGFQAIRALQQSGYAHPIYPVNPTAPQILGLGVYSSIDRLPCGVDVALIALPAAAVPDMLRQCAAAGIAGAVVLANGFGEIGEAGAELAAALAAAIAETGIRVIGPNTSGLLNVSSGANLVGLENVPCGPISVITQSGNMLLSLVNDDRATKGPGFHAYVGLGNQADVRYDECLTELARDPRTGVVAIHSEGFVDGRAFLAAAAHAVPDTPVTVLRGGRSEVGRRAARSHTGSIAGSDDVATAVLRQAGVELVDRSDELAVVAGALATCAPIAPGRKVAILSDGGGHATLAADALAARGIELARLGEQTRLRLRQLLGDAAAVADPVDVAGATDTDPMVFAEAADVLMRDPEVGLVLIIGLYGGYHLRFDPELREIEDAAGGVLLALIAEHGVPLLVQSCYAGFEIANHDRLRAGGIPVLSSIDHAVRVVAALERRGRLLADTAQRSSLVLPPPAPAIEGSGLLDEPTGRQVIAAAGIDVGAWTFARTVAEVVAAVAEHQRPCALKVVSPQVIHKSDVGGVRLGVVASDAAQHAQAVIDSVRAHVPDARIDGVLITPIADAGVELLVGATRDPIFGPVVAFGSGGVLVEALRDVAFRAAPFTELEAREMIDETIVSRMLDGYRHLPAVDRHGLARFLVRIGDFVAAHPEIVELDLNPVIVSSSGIFLADVRIVLSENLSGDGDA; translated from the coding sequence ATGACCAGTATCGACGAGCACACGTCCCTTCTCGACGCTCGCGACCGCACCGCGCTCGAGCGGCTGTTCGACCCACATTCCATCGCCATCGTCGGCGCATCCGCCAATAGGGCCAAGCGCGGGTTCCAGGCCATCCGGGCCCTACAGCAATCCGGCTACGCCCATCCCATCTACCCGGTCAACCCGACAGCACCGCAGATCCTCGGCCTCGGCGTGTACTCGTCGATCGATCGGCTCCCCTGCGGCGTCGACGTCGCGCTGATCGCTTTGCCGGCCGCCGCCGTCCCCGACATGCTGCGCCAGTGCGCCGCCGCCGGTATCGCCGGAGCCGTTGTGCTCGCCAACGGTTTCGGAGAGATCGGGGAAGCCGGCGCCGAACTCGCCGCTGCGCTCGCGGCGGCGATCGCCGAGACCGGCATTCGGGTCATCGGTCCCAACACCTCGGGTCTGCTCAACGTCTCCTCGGGTGCGAATCTCGTTGGCCTCGAGAATGTTCCGTGCGGGCCGATCAGTGTGATCACCCAGAGCGGGAACATGCTGCTATCCCTGGTCAACGACGATCGGGCGACCAAAGGCCCCGGTTTCCACGCCTACGTGGGGCTGGGCAATCAGGCCGATGTTCGCTACGACGAATGCCTCACCGAACTCGCTCGCGATCCGCGCACCGGCGTTGTGGCGATCCATTCCGAGGGATTCGTCGACGGACGGGCGTTCTTGGCCGCCGCGGCTCATGCCGTGCCGGACACACCGGTTACCGTGCTGCGTGGCGGACGATCGGAAGTGGGGCGCCGTGCGGCGCGCTCACACACCGGCTCGATCGCCGGTTCGGACGATGTGGCGACAGCCGTGCTGCGGCAGGCGGGGGTGGAGCTCGTCGACCGCTCCGACGAGCTCGCGGTCGTCGCCGGCGCCCTTGCCACCTGCGCCCCGATCGCCCCGGGGCGTAAGGTCGCGATCCTCAGCGACGGCGGTGGCCACGCCACGCTGGCCGCCGATGCCCTGGCGGCCCGTGGCATCGAATTGGCCCGGCTCGGCGAGCAGACCCGGCTGCGGCTGCGGCAACTGCTCGGCGACGCCGCAGCGGTGGCCGATCCGGTCGACGTGGCCGGCGCCACCGACACCGACCCGATGGTGTTCGCCGAGGCCGCCGACGTCCTCATGCGCGATCCCGAGGTCGGTCTCGTGCTGATCATCGGCCTCTATGGCGGCTACCACCTGCGATTCGATCCCGAACTGCGCGAGATCGAGGACGCCGCAGGCGGCGTGTTGCTCGCGCTCATCGCCGAACACGGTGTCCCTCTGCTGGTCCAGAGCTGCTACGCCGGTTTCGAGATTGCCAACCACGACCGCCTTCGGGCCGGTGGTATACCGGTGCTCAGCTCCATCGATCACGCCGTGCGGGTGGTGGCGGCCCTGGAGCGGCGTGGCCGCCTGCTGGCCGATACCGCGCAACGCTCCTCGCTCGTACTTCCGCCCCCCGCCCCGGCCATCGAAGGATCAGGACTTCTCGACGAGCCGACCGGACGGCAGGTGATCGCGGCCGCCGGAATCGACGTCGGCGCCTGGACATTCGCTCGCACCGTCGCGGAAGTGGTCGCGGCCGTCGCCGAGCACCAACGGCCGTGTGCGCTGAAAGTCGTTTCTCCGCAGGTGATCCACAAATCCGACGTCGGAGGGGTCAGGCTCGGGGTGGTGGCCTCCGATGCCGCCCAGCACGCCCAAGCGGTCATCGACTCCGTCCGTGCCCACGTGCCCGACGCCCGCATCGACGGTGTGCTCATCACCCCCATCGCCGATGCCGGGGTCGAGCTGCTTGTCGGCGCCACTCGCGATCCGATCTTCGGACCGGTGGTGGCCTTCGGCAGCGGTGGGGTGCTGGTCGAGGCATTGCGGGATGTCGCATTCCGGGCCGCTCCCTTCACCGAGCTCGAGGCCCGCGAAATGATCGACGAGACGATCGTCTCCCGCATGCTCGACGGCTACCGTCACCTCCCGGCGGTCGACCGGCACGGGCTGGCCCGATTCCTTGTCCGCATCGGCGATTTCGTCGCCGCGCACCCGGAGATAGTCGAACTCGATCTCAATCCGGTGATCGTCTCGAGTTCCGGAATTTTCCTTGCCGATGTCCGAATCGTGTTGTCAGAGAACCTATCAGGAGATGGCGATGCGTGA